The DNA region AGTTAAGAATGGAACCATTACTGACATCGATGAAATCTTTGAAAAAGGTCTTCCAATTATGGAATTAGAAATAGTTGATGCCTTGATTCCGGATTTAGAAGAGGAAGTAATGGATGTTAACTTAGTTCAAAGGATGCACAAATCCGGTAGAAAAGTTAATTTCAGAGTAATTGTTGCTGTAGGTAACAAAGATGGTTATGTTGGATTAGGTCAAGGTAAAGCTAAAGAGGTTGGACCTGCAATCAGAAAAGCAGTCGATAATGCAAAATACAACATTATCAAAGTAAGAAGAGGCTGTGGTGATTGGGGTTGTGTTTGTGGAAGAGAACACACCGTACCATTCAAAGTACAAGGTAAAACCAGTAGTGTAAACGTAACATTAATGCCTGCACCTGCAGGAGTGGGTCTGGTAATTGGTGATGTTGGTAAAACCATTTTAAAACTCGCTGGTATTCACGACGTATGGTCTCAATCTTTCGGTCAAACTCAAACTACCGTTAACTTCGCAAATGCAGTATTTGATGCATTAAAAACTTTAAGTGAAGTTAAAGCAAGTAAAGAAGACCTTAAGAAAATGGGAGTTAACTATTAATTGGTGATGATTATGTTTTTAGTTATTAGAGTAAGAGGAACAACCGGTGTCATTCAAAAGGTTGCTGACACCTTACACATGTTAAGACTTAACAGAATCAACCATGCAGTATTAGTTGAAGAAAATCCAAGTTATGAAGGCATGCTTCAAAAATCAAAGGATTACATTACCTGGGGAGAAATTGACGCTGAACTTTTAGCTGAAATTATTGCTAAAAGAGGCAGAATCGAAGGTAATAACAAAGTTACTGATGAATTCGTAGCTGAAAATTCTGATTACGCAAACATTGCTGAATTAGCTGAAGCTTTAATTAATTCTGATGTTAAGTTGGCTGATGTAGGAATTAAACCTGTATTCCGTTTACACCCTCCTAGAAAAGGATACGAAGACATCCGTTTATCCATTAACGAAGGTGGATCCTTAGGTTACAGGGGCGAAGATATTAAAGATCTTGCAAAAAGAATGCTTTAAATAATAGGTGTTTATTATGATTAGAACAAAACGTAAAATCAACAAGCTCAGAGGTTCTAGATCCAACGGAGGAGGCTGTACTAAAAAACGTAGAGGTGCA from Methanobrevibacter millerae includes:
- a CDS encoding 50S ribosomal protein L30, with the translated sequence MFLVIRVRGTTGVIQKVADTLHMLRLNRINHAVLVEENPSYEGMLQKSKDYITWGEIDAELLAEIIAKRGRIEGNNKVTDEFVAENSDYANIAELAEALINSDVKLADVGIKPVFRLHPPRKGYEDIRLSINEGGSLGYRGEDIKDLAKRML
- the rpsE gene encoding 30S ribosomal protein S5 yields the protein MSFNIDEWEPKTKMGELVKNGTITDIDEIFEKGLPIMELEIVDALIPDLEEEVMDVNLVQRMHKSGRKVNFRVIVAVGNKDGYVGLGQGKAKEVGPAIRKAVDNAKYNIIKVRRGCGDWGCVCGREHTVPFKVQGKTSSVNVTLMPAPAGVGLVIGDVGKTILKLAGIHDVWSQSFGQTQTTVNFANAVFDALKTLSEVKASKEDLKKMGVNY